Proteins from one Pseudomonas bijieensis genomic window:
- the bkdR gene encoding Bkd operon transcriptional regulator BkdR: MRKLDRTDIGILNSLQENARITNAELARSVNLSPTPCFNRVRAMEELGVIREQVTLLDADLLGLHVNVFIHVSLEKQVEEALQHFEEAISDRPEVMECYLMAGDPDYLIRVLVPTIQSLERFMMDFLTKVPGVANIRSSFALKQVRYKTALPLPANGLTLGT; the protein is encoded by the coding sequence ATGCGTAAATTGGATCGCACCGACATCGGGATTCTGAACAGCCTTCAGGAAAATGCCCGCATCACCAACGCCGAGCTTGCCCGTTCGGTCAACCTTTCTCCGACCCCGTGCTTCAACCGCGTCCGGGCCATGGAGGAACTGGGGGTGATCCGCGAGCAGGTCACGCTGCTGGACGCCGACCTGCTGGGGTTGCACGTCAACGTGTTCATCCATGTCAGCCTGGAGAAGCAGGTGGAAGAGGCGTTGCAGCACTTCGAAGAGGCGATTTCCGATCGACCGGAAGTGATGGAGTGCTACCTGATGGCCGGCGATCCGGATTACCTGATCCGCGTGCTGGTGCCAACCATCCAGTCGCTGGAGCGGTTCATGATGGACTTTTTGACCAAGGTCCCGGGTGTGGCGAATATCCGTTCCAGCTTTGCGCTCAAGCAGGTGCGCTACAAGACAGCGTTGCCGTTGCCGGCCAATGGGCTGACCTTGGGTACCTGA
- a CDS encoding 3-methyl-2-oxobutanoate dehydrogenase (2-methylpropanoyl-transferring) subunit alpha: protein MNPAYEPLRLHVPEPSGRPGCKTDFSYLHLSDAGTVRKPSIDVEPSDTADLARSLIRVLDDQGNAHGPWAEDVPLEILRKGMRAMLKTRIYDNRMVVAQRQKKMSFYMQSLGEEAIGSGQALALNIDDMCFPTYRQQSILMAREVPLVGMICQLLSNERDPLKGRQLPIMYSVKDAGFFTISGNLATQFIQGVGWGMASAIKGDTKIASAWIGDGATAESDFHTALTFAHVYRAPVILNVVNNQWAISTFQAIAGGEATTFAGRGVGCGIASLRVDGNDFMAVYAASRWAAERARRNLGPALIEWVTYRAGPHSTSDDPSKYRPADDWSHFPLGDPIARLKQHMVKIGQWSEEEHAAVTAELEAEVIAAQKEAEQYGTLAGGQIPSAATMFEDVYKEMPEHLKRQRQQLGI, encoded by the coding sequence ATGAACCCAGCGTACGAACCGCTACGCCTGCACGTCCCCGAACCCTCGGGCCGTCCCGGCTGCAAGACCGACTTCTCCTACCTGCATCTGTCCGATGCCGGCACAGTGCGTAAACCTTCCATCGACGTCGAACCGTCCGACACCGCCGACCTGGCCCGCAGTCTGATCCGCGTGCTCGATGACCAGGGCAATGCCCACGGCCCATGGGCCGAAGACGTGCCACTCGAAATCCTGCGCAAAGGCATGCGTGCCATGCTCAAGACGCGCATCTACGACAACCGCATGGTGGTCGCCCAGCGCCAGAAAAAAATGTCGTTCTACATGCAGAGCCTCGGCGAGGAAGCCATCGGCAGCGGCCAGGCCCTGGCGCTGAACATCGATGACATGTGCTTCCCCACCTATCGCCAGCAAAGCATCCTGATGGCCCGCGAGGTGCCGTTGGTGGGCATGATCTGCCAGCTGCTGTCCAACGAGCGCGATCCGCTCAAGGGCCGGCAGTTGCCGATCATGTACTCGGTCAAGGACGCCGGTTTCTTCACCATCTCCGGTAACCTCGCCACGCAATTCATCCAGGGCGTGGGCTGGGGCATGGCCTCGGCGATCAAGGGCGATACCAAGATCGCCTCGGCCTGGATCGGTGACGGCGCCACCGCCGAATCGGATTTCCACACCGCCCTGACCTTCGCCCACGTCTACCGCGCGCCGGTGATCCTCAACGTGGTCAACAACCAGTGGGCGATCTCGACGTTCCAGGCCATCGCCGGCGGTGAAGCCACGACCTTCGCCGGACGCGGCGTCGGTTGCGGCATCGCCTCCCTGCGTGTGGATGGCAACGATTTCATGGCGGTCTACGCCGCCTCGCGCTGGGCCGCCGAACGCGCCCGCCGCAACCTCGGCCCGGCGCTGATCGAATGGGTCACTTATCGCGCTGGCCCACACTCCACGTCCGACGATCCCTCGAAGTACCGTCCCGCCGACGACTGGAGCCACTTCCCGCTGGGCGATCCGATTGCGCGCCTCAAGCAGCACATGGTGAAGATCGGCCAGTGGTCCGAAGAGGAACATGCCGCCGTCACTGCCGAACTCGAAGCCGAGGTAATCGCCGCGCAAAAAGAAGCCGAGCAGTACGGCACCCTCGCCGGCGGACAGATTCCAAGCGCCGCGACCATGTTCGAAGACGTCTACAAAGAGATGCCGGAGCACTTGAAGCGCCAGCGTCAGCAGTTGGGGATCTGA
- a CDS encoding alpha-ketoacid dehydrogenase subunit beta, producing MNDHNNNIALDTAMTTTTMTMIQALRSAMDVMLERDDNVVVFGQDVGYFGGVFRCTEGLQNKYGTSRVFDAPISESGIVGVAVGMGAYGLRPVAEIQFADYVYPASDQIISEAARLRYRSAGEFTAPMTLRMPCGGGIYGGQTHSQSIEAMFTQVCGLRTVMPSNPYDAKGLLIASIENDDPVIFLEPKRLYNGPFDGHHDRPVTPWSKHPSAQVPDGYYTVPLDVAAITRPGKDVTVLTYGTTVYVSQVAAEETGIDAEVIDLRSLWPLDLETIVKSVKKTGRCVVVHEATRTCGFGAELVSLVQEHCFHHLEAPIERVTGWDTPYPHAQEWAYFPGPSRVGAALKRVMEV from the coding sequence ATGAACGATCACAACAACAATATTGCGCTGGACACCGCCATGACCACTACCACCATGACCATGATCCAGGCCCTGCGCTCGGCCATGGACGTCATGCTCGAGCGAGACGACAACGTCGTGGTGTTCGGCCAGGACGTGGGTTACTTCGGCGGCGTGTTCCGCTGCACCGAAGGCCTGCAGAACAAGTACGGCACCTCGCGGGTATTCGATGCACCGATCTCTGAGAGCGGCATCGTCGGTGTGGCCGTGGGCATGGGCGCCTACGGACTGCGGCCGGTGGCCGAGATCCAGTTCGCCGACTACGTCTACCCGGCCTCGGACCAGATCATTTCCGAAGCCGCGCGCCTGCGCTATCGCTCGGCCGGCGAGTTCACCGCGCCGATGACCCTGCGCATGCCCTGCGGCGGCGGTATCTACGGCGGCCAGACCCACAGCCAGAGCATCGAGGCGATGTTCACCCAGGTCTGTGGCTTGCGCACCGTCATGCCTTCGAACCCTTACGATGCCAAGGGCCTGCTGATCGCCTCCATCGAAAACGATGACCCGGTGATCTTCCTCGAACCCAAGCGCCTGTATAACGGCCCGTTCGACGGCCACCACGATCGTCCCGTGACACCGTGGTCGAAACACCCCTCGGCACAGGTGCCAGACGGTTACTACACCGTGCCGCTGGACGTGGCCGCCATCACCCGCCCGGGCAAGGACGTGACGGTTCTCACCTACGGCACCACGGTCTACGTCTCCCAAGTGGCGGCCGAAGAAACCGGCATAGACGCCGAAGTCATCGACCTGCGCAGCCTCTGGCCGCTGGACCTTGAGACCATCGTCAAATCCGTAAAAAAAACCGGCCGTTGCGTGGTCGTCCACGAAGCCACCCGCACCTGCGGCTTCGGCGCCGAGCTGGTGTCGTTGGTACAAGAACATTGCTTCCACCACCTGGAAGCGCCCATCGAGCGTGTCACCGGTTGGGACACCCCCTACCCGCATGCGCAGGAGTGGGCGTATTTCCCAGGGCCGTCCCGTGTGGGCGCGGCGTTGAAACGGGTCATGGAGGTCTGA
- a CDS encoding dihydrolipoamide acetyltransferase family protein: MGTHVIKMPDIGEGIAEVELSVWHVKVGDMVVEDQVLADVMTDKAMVDIPSPVHGRVIALGGEPGEVMAVGSELIRIEVEGAGNLKESAQPAPAAATQAAPQTPKPTPVATPEPVVEKTTAPRCAPQAPVARDPEERPLASPAVRKHALDLGIQLRLVQGSGPAGRILHEDLEAYLAQGPSTQAKGGSGYAERHDEQQIPVIGMRRKIAQRMQEATQRAAHFSYVEEIDVTALEELRVHLNEKHGASRGKLTLLPFLVRALVVALRDFPQMNARYDDEAQVIHRSGAVHVGVATQSDVGLMVPVVRHAEARSLWDSAAEISRLATAARNGKASRDELSGSTITLTSLGALGGIVSTPVLNLPEVAIVGVNKIVERPMVIKGQIVIRKMMNLSSSFDHRVVDGMDAAQFIQALRGLLEQPATLFVE, from the coding sequence ATGGGCACGCACGTTATCAAGATGCCGGACATTGGCGAAGGCATCGCCGAAGTTGAACTGTCGGTGTGGCACGTCAAGGTCGGCGACATGGTGGTCGAGGACCAGGTACTGGCTGATGTCATGACTGACAAGGCCATGGTCGACATTCCCTCGCCGGTGCATGGCCGGGTCATCGCCCTGGGTGGCGAGCCGGGCGAAGTCATGGCGGTGGGCAGTGAACTGATCCGCATCGAAGTCGAAGGTGCGGGTAACCTGAAAGAATCGGCACAACCGGCGCCAGCTGCGGCGACGCAGGCGGCTCCACAGACGCCAAAGCCGACGCCGGTGGCAACACCTGAACCCGTGGTGGAAAAGACCACTGCGCCACGCTGCGCCCCGCAAGCGCCGGTGGCCCGCGATCCCGAAGAACGCCCACTGGCCTCGCCGGCCGTGCGCAAGCACGCGCTGGACCTGGGCATTCAATTGCGCCTGGTCCAGGGCAGCGGTCCCGCCGGGCGTATCCTGCATGAAGACCTCGAGGCTTATCTGGCTCAGGGTCCATCGACCCAGGCCAAGGGCGGTTCGGGCTATGCCGAACGCCACGACGAGCAGCAGATCCCAGTGATCGGCATGCGTCGCAAGATCGCCCAGCGCATGCAGGAAGCAACCCAACGCGCCGCTCATTTCAGCTACGTCGAGGAAATCGACGTCACGGCCCTGGAAGAACTGCGGGTACACCTGAATGAAAAACACGGCGCCAGTCGCGGCAAGCTGACCTTGTTGCCGTTCCTGGTCCGCGCGTTAGTCGTGGCCCTGCGGGATTTCCCGCAGATGAACGCCCGCTACGACGACGAAGCCCAGGTCATCCATCGTTCGGGCGCCGTGCATGTTGGCGTCGCGACCCAGAGCGATGTGGGCCTGATGGTGCCGGTGGTGCGTCACGCCGAGGCCCGCAGCCTGTGGGACAGCGCGGCGGAGATCTCGCGCCTGGCCACCGCAGCGCGCAATGGCAAGGCCAGTCGTGATGAGCTATCCGGCTCGACCATCACCTTGACCAGCCTCGGTGCGTTGGGCGGCATCGTCAGCACCCCGGTGCTGAACCTGCCGGAAGTGGCGATTGTCGGCGTGAACAAAATCGTCGAACGGCCCATGGTGATCAAGGGCCAGATCGTGATCCGCAAGATGATGAACCTCTCCAGT